Sequence from the Paenibacillus riograndensis SBR5 genome:
TTGAAAGTCTGCTGGCAGCGTCAGGACGTTTGTGTAAGAAGCGTTCGTATCTTCCGGTTCCGTTAGGTGGAAAAAGTATCACTAATTTGCTCGAGTATCCCTGCGTCCCGGTAGCCAAGTGGAGTATCACTAATTCAGCTCATTTCGCTCCTGACAGGATAATATGGCCTGATTAAGTTCCTTTTTTCCACTAAAACCTCACGAATGTTTATTTGGGGGAGAAATAAGTTTCCTTTTTCCACCTATATAAAGCGAACTTGAAAAACGAACAAAAGGGAAAAGGGATGGAGGGGAAGTTTGGAACTGGAGGAGCGGTAGCGTCCGCCTTTGTCTGCGGATTTCCACCGCGAACAGCGGTACAAATCAAGAAATCTGCAGACAACAGCGGCCGGAAGTCCAAACATTCTCCGGAGTCCCAACGAAGTCCCTAATGTAAAGATCTTAAGTTCACTCTATATAGCAGTGTTATCAACGATGTGCTGTTCTTGTCTTTTGGATTAATTCTCCCGTACGGAAAGCACCTGCAGCTGATCCCAGACGGCCTGCCAGTTCTTCCCGGCAACCCGTGCCTCATAGATAGGATGCAGCTGCGAATTCGCCCTGAAGTGCGGCGACGGGCGGACGGTCAGCTCCAGCGCATCCGAAACCCCATGCGGAGCGGCTAGCCTAAGCTCTCCATACTCATCCATGGCAAGGCCCAGCGCGGTTGCCGTTTCAGGGAATTTGGACATGCCGTCTGTGGATGAGGAGTATGGCGCGAGGCCGTTAACTGTATGCATTCTCGCTTGATTTTTGACCGACCAGGGGACAGAGGGAGCTGTGCTCCGCAGCTGCGCTTCCCAGGATTTTTCCACTTCCTCACGGATATCGTCCGGGTCGTAATAGATTACATCCACATCCCCCAAGGGGGTTCTTTCGGTAAACCCGTGCTGCACATCCCACACTTTGGAACGCACAAAACCGGCGCAGACCCAGGAGTCCGGCAAATGCAAATCCCTCACAGCAGCCAGGATGTTCATCATCCAGCGGTCTTCTTTTACAACCCGCAGCAGGTCCAATTCATGATGTATCCGCAAATCAACACCTCCATAATATAGATTAGTAATATAGATCGGTTTTACAAAACGTTCTGGGTTTATTCCCCCAAGTTCTCTTATTATAAGACTGAATCTGCAAGGAGGGGTATTATAAAAGGAATTGCAGGAACAGCGGATAAATTGCTAATCTGGAGCAGCACTCTTATAATGAACCGGTAGATTGACCTTTGGAGGCGTAACTGTGGAGCATAACCTGACGATACTGCTGCAATTGTTCGAAAGAGCGGCGCTGCTGCTGATGTGCCTCTTTGTGCTGACACGGGTGCCGCGGTTTAAAGAGATTTTTGTCCAGGGAGCTTATGCTCCCCAGGAGCTGGCGATGGTGACGGTAATCTTTAGCCTGTTCGCGATCTTCGGGACCTACACGGGGATTAATGTCGAGGGGTCGCTGGTGAACGTGCGGATCATCGCTATCGTCGCCGGCGGAATCCTCTTCGGTCCCTGGGTGGGCCTGATCACCGGGGTCATTTCCGGAGTTCACCGTTTTCTGATTGATATTGGCGGAATTACTTCGGTCCCCTGCCTGATTACGAGTATTGCAGCGGGGATGGTCTCGGGTGTCATTTACCGCCGTACTTCGGCAGAGCACCGCTGGATTGCGGGCATCCTGGCCGGGATGGCCTGTGAAGCGCTGACGATGGTGCTGATTCTGGTCATGGCCAATCCGGCGTCGCTTGGTGTGGATATCGTTTCGAAGATCGCTTTTCCGATGATTGCCGGCCAGATCAGTGTCGGTCTTATAGTCTTGCTCGTTCAGAGCGTGGAAGGGGAGAAGGAACGGATTGCCGCGAAGCAGTCCAAGCTGGCTCTGGATATTGCCAATAAGACCCTGCCTTATTTTCGCAGCATCACTCCCCAGTCGCTCCGCATCATCTGCGGGATTATTAAGGAGGACATTGGAGCCGACGCGGTAGCCATTACCGATACCCGCTACATCCGCGCCTATGTCGGCGTTGGAGAGGAGTATTATGCCGAGACGAATGAGATTATCAGTGAAGAGACGAAGATGACGCTCCGCAGCGGCGAGATTACGATCCGCGACGATGATACGGAGTATATGAACCGGGCGATTCGTTCGCTGATTATCATTCCGCTGAAAGAGAAGGGCGAGGTCACAGGTGCGCTTAAAATTTATTACACCAAAGCCCACAAAATCACTTATTCATTGCAGGCAATGGCGGTGGGGCTGTCACAGATCATCTCGACGCTAATGGAAGTGTCGCGGGTGGAGGACATCAAGGAGATGGCCAACAAGGCGGAGCTGAAGGCATTGCAGACAAGCATTAATCCCCATTTTCTGTTCAATGCGCTGAACGCCATTATTTCTTCCATTCGCATTGACCCGGATAAGGCGCGGGAGCTGATCGTCAATCTGTCGGGCTATATGCGCTACAATCTGGAGCTGACCGACGAATTCATCGATATCCGGCGCGAACTCCAGCAGGTCCAGCAGTACGTGGAGATTGAAAAAGCGCGCTTCGGCAGCCGTCTGGCTGTGGAATATGAGATTGACGAGCTGGAGGTGCGTATTCCCAGTCTGATTATTCAGCCTTTGGTGGAGAATGCGATTGTTCACGGCATTTTGAAGGTGAGAGGCCAAGGTACGGTGACCATCTCGGTAAAAGATCTGGGAAGCGCGGTGCGGATCGGCATTACCGATACCGGTATAGGGATCAGCGAGGAAACGATCGGGAAGGTCTACAGCGGAAACATGCCGGATCACAAAATAGGACTGTACAATGTGCATCAGCGGGTGAAGCTAATTTACGGCAAAGGCCTGACGATCCACCGGCTGGATCAGGGGACGGAAATTTATTTTGACGTGACAAAGGAGCAGCGATGAGAGCGATAATTGTAGAGGATGAAGTGCTGGCAAGGCAGGAGCTTGCCTTTCTGATCGGAGCAAACAGCGCCATAAGGATTGCCGGAGAGTTCGAGGACGGTCTGGACGCACTGAAGTATCTGCAGACGGAGGAAGTGGATGTGATTTTTCTGGATATCAATATTCCTTCCATCGATGGTGTGCTGCTGGCCCAGAATATCAGCCGGTTCTCGGTCAAGCCCTATATCGTCTTTATTACCGCGTACAAGGAACATGCTGCCGAGGCCTTCGAGATCGAAGCCTTCGACTATATTCTGAAGCCTTACAGCGAAACGCGGATCAAGGCGATGCTGCATAAGCTGGAGGTGGCATTTGCTGCGCGCGGACATCAAGGGGAAGAGGAGCATGTGAAGCTGAGCGACAAGGTCAACCTGTGGAAAAATGAGAAGATTATCGTCGTCGATGCTGATGAGATCTATTATGCTTCCGCTCAGGAGAAAACGACAAGTGTCATTACTAAAGGGGAAGAGTACAACATGGCGCTCAGCATCAGTGAGTTTCACAGCCGTTTGCCGCAGGACCGCTTCTTCCGCTGTCACCGTTCGTATCTGGTGAACCTGTCCAAAATCAAGGAAATTATCCCCTGGTTCAACAATACCTACCTGCTCCGGCTGCGTGATCTGGACTTTGAAGTGCCGGTCAGCCGCAGCAAGGTGAAGGAATTCAGGCAGATCATGCGCATTTAACGGCAGTTCATTCCCTGTAGATGTCATCTCATTCCGGATTTCTCTCAAGAAAGTGCAAGTTCGCTACAATGAAGAGGCAAAGAAAGCCTCGAAGCGATCAATAGAGAGAAAGAAGGAATTGTCCATGACGACTATAGCGGGCAGCAAGCGGTGGCTCATTGTGTTAGGTACAGTGATTATGCAAATGGGACTGGGCACGATCTATACCTGGAGCCTGTTCAATGCGCAGCTTGTCAGTAAATTCGGCTGGGAGCTCAGCTCTGTCTCGATAACTTTTTCCATTACCAGCTTTGCCCTGGCCTTCGCGACACTGTTTGCGGGGAAACTGCAGGACCGGCTCGGGCTCCGCAGACTGACCGCTGCCGCAGGGATTATGCTGGGTCTGGGTCTGATCTTCAGTTCACAGGCCCGCTCCCTTCCGATGTTGTACCTGCTGGCCGGTGTAGTTGTTGGTTATGCGGACGGAACAGCGTATATTACGTCGCTGTCCAATCTGATTAAATGGTTCCCGAAGAACAAAGGCTTAATCTCCGGTGTATCGGTGGGTGCCTATGGAACAGGAAGCCTGCTCTTCAAATATATCAACGGCAGTCTGATTGATTCCGCAGGAGTATCAAATGCCTTTCTGTACTGGGGCCTTATGGTCATGGCCATGATCGTGATCGGCTCGATGCTGGTTCGGGAAGCGCCTGTGGCCGTACAGGTACAAGCGGCTCCGGGGTCAGCAGCTCCTTCAACTGCTGGTGTTTCGGGTGCCGCCGTTTCAGCGGCGGCGAAAGACTACACCGTCAAAGAAATGCTCCGCACCAAGGAAGCCTATCTGCTGTTCGTGGTCTTTTTCACCGCATGCATGAGCGGCCTCTACCTGATTGGTGTCGTCAAGGATATCGGCGTTCAGCTTGCAGGGCTGAATATCGCTACGGCGGCCAATGCCGTGGCAATGATCGCTATCTTCAATACCGCCGGACGGCTGATTCTTGGAGCGCTGTCTGACCGGATGAGCCGGCTGAAGCTGGTCAGCGCCACACTTCTGGTCACTGCCATCGCGACGCTGACGCTAAGCTACGCCACCCTAAGCTATGGGCTGTTCTTCACTTGTGTGGCTGCCATTGCTTTCTGCTTCGGGGGGAACATTACGGTGTTCCCGGCGATTGTTGGCGACTTCTTCGGCCTTGCCAATCACAGCAAGAACTATGGCATCGTCTACCAGGGCTTCGGGATCGGCGCGTTGTCCGGCTCGTTCGTCGCTGCGTTCCTCGGCGGCTTCAAGCCTACCTTCACCGTCATCGGCCTCTTGTGCATCCTGGCCTGTATCCTTGCGGTTTCCCTGAAGCCTCCGGTGCAGAAGCAGGCCAGAGAAAAGGGAATAAGCCTGAAGCCTTCACGGCGTACGGCTTGAGCCATATATAGATTTATGCCGGCTTGAAGTACATTACTAGACAAAGAGAATAGTATTCGAAAAAGAGATATCCAGACCACCGTGACGGGGGTGGGTATCTCTTTTTTGTGCTGCCTGCACGGATATAATACAGGCTTATGGAAGGACAGCGGGGCTGCTTCTGTGAAATGATGTACAGAAGAAAACTATATAGATTGAACTATCAATTTTGCCGGAATGATTAGATGAGGTAAGCGCACTGAGCCTATATTCACAAGACAAAGCTCCTTTGATGGGTGAAGCTTATACGTTTGGCGGTGAAGCTTTCGAATCAGATTTTGTTGTACAGAATGCAGGATTTCTATCGTTTAAGGCGCCAAGAACATTATTTGTTGTACAAAATGCAGGATTTCAGCCTGTCCAGCCTGTTCAACACTCACGTTGTTGCATAATGTGCAGGATTTCCACCTAGTTGGCTTAATCAGCACTCATATTGTTGTAAAATGTGCAGAATTACTTAAGCCGAAAAGGATGGCCGCTTATTACCCGTATGAGTGGAAGCTGATGGATTTTGCCAAGTCGGGTGAGCAGATTGCCTATTATTTCAGAGGGGAGCCGCTCTCTGAGAGATCGGGCAGCCTGCTGCAGTTTGCCTACAAGGAGCAGCGGATAACAGACTATTCCGCTTATCCCAGATATCCTACAAAGGCAGAGTTGGACAGCAGCCCGTTCTACCGTCAGACATTAAGTGAGCTGATTGACGAGGCGAAACAGGATCAGAAGCGGAATCTGTTGTTCATGAAGGCGGTGCCTTGGACTGAAGCGGTAGGTGTGCAGGCGAAATATACCAGGCAAGGAGCTTTTATCGATCTTAGTGCCACCCTGCTTCATGGGGGCGAAGTGCAGGTATATCAGGAGCCGGGGAACAAGCCGGAGAAGCTCAAGGTAGAAGGCGGGATATAGTCTACAATCATGTGGACAGGCCGGATATCAAGCCGGGTTTCAGCTACCATTATCTGAACTGGTACAACGAAGCGCAGGATGCGTATTATACGCTTACCACCCACGGGGACCGGATATTGACCAAGGAGCAGCTGCTGAAGCTGGCGGGAGAGTTGATGAAGGGCGGGTTGTAGACAGGACGGGGGGCAGGGGGCCTCATGGAGAGCCCCGTAGAGAGCGAGCCTTATGGAGAATCCCATGGAGAGCCTCATATGTAAAGCCTCATGTAAAGCCTCAAGGAGAGCCCCACGGAGAGCCTCATGGAGAGCCTTATGCAGACAGAGCGGCTGCACCCTCCTAACTCATGGAGCTATAGACATAAAAGTGTACAATGGCCCCGGCTTCCACAAACTTTGCGAAGTCGGGGCCATTGATTTAACTTTGGCTGCTTAGCTCACTCCGTTTAAGTGGAAAAGTATCACTAATCCTGGCCCAGCCGGTCTGAAAATAAATTTAGTGGGAAAAAGTATCACTAATTCAGCTAAAAGTGGCCGTATGGGGCTAAATTTCCTGGATTAGATGGAGAAATTCCCACTAATCTTCCCTGATGTGCGAATTTTGGGAAATTAGGTGGAGAAATTCTACTTGCCCATCTGCCGGGTAACGTTGCGAAAGGGATGCCGACGCAAGAAGTCCTCAGAAAGCCGGTGTTATAGCGAAAAGAGGGCTATGCGAACGTTGCAACGGTCCGCACAGCCCCCTTGAATGAAATTATCCCTAGATTTGTGGTGATTTGATGTCCCCGAGTTATACAGGCT
This genomic interval carries:
- a CDS encoding nucleotidyltransferase family protein; translated protein: MRIHHELDLLRVVKEDRWMMNILAAVRDLHLPDSWVCAGFVRSKVWDVQHGFTERTPLGDVDVIYYDPDDIREEVEKSWEAQLRSTAPSVPWSVKNQARMHTVNGLAPYSSSTDGMSKFPETATALGLAMDEYGELRLAAPHGVSDALELTVRPSPHFRANSQLHPIYEARVAGKNWQAVWDQLQVLSVREN
- a CDS encoding LytS/YhcK type 5TM receptor domain-containing protein, translating into MCLFVLTRVPRFKEIFVQGAYAPQELAMVTVIFSLFAIFGTYTGINVEGSLVNVRIIAIVAGGILFGPWVGLITGVISGVHRFLIDIGGITSVPCLITSIAAGMVSGVIYRRTSAEHRWIAGILAGMACEALTMVLILVMANPASLGVDIVSKIAFPMIAGQISVGLIVLLVQSVEGEKERIAAKQSKLALDIANKTLPYFRSITPQSLRIICGIIKEDIGADAVAITDTRYIRAYVGVGEEYYAETNEIISEETKMTLRSGEITIRDDDTEYMNRAIRSLIIIPLKEKGEVTGALKIYYTKAHKITYSLQAMAVGLSQIISTLMEVSRVEDIKEMANKAELKALQTSINPHFLFNALNAIISSIRIDPDKARELIVNLSGYMRYNLELTDEFIDIRRELQQVQQYVEIEKARFGSRLAVEYEIDELEVRIPSLIIQPLVENAIVHGILKVRGQGTVTISVKDLGSAVRIGITDTGIGISEETIGKVYSGNMPDHKIGLYNVHQRVKLIYGKGLTIHRLDQGTEIYFDVTKEQR
- a CDS encoding LytR/AlgR family response regulator transcription factor, which produces MRAIIVEDEVLARQELAFLIGANSAIRIAGEFEDGLDALKYLQTEEVDVIFLDINIPSIDGVLLAQNISRFSVKPYIVFITAYKEHAAEAFEIEAFDYILKPYSETRIKAMLHKLEVAFAARGHQGEEEHVKLSDKVNLWKNEKIIVVDADEIYYASAQEKTTSVITKGEEYNMALSISEFHSRLPQDRFFRCHRSYLVNLSKIKEIIPWFNNTYLLRLRDLDFEVPVSRSKVKEFRQIMRI
- a CDS encoding L-lactate MFS transporter, with protein sequence MTTIAGSKRWLIVLGTVIMQMGLGTIYTWSLFNAQLVSKFGWELSSVSITFSITSFALAFATLFAGKLQDRLGLRRLTAAAGIMLGLGLIFSSQARSLPMLYLLAGVVVGYADGTAYITSLSNLIKWFPKNKGLISGVSVGAYGTGSLLFKYINGSLIDSAGVSNAFLYWGLMVMAMIVIGSMLVREAPVAVQVQAAPGSAAPSTAGVSGAAVSAAAKDYTVKEMLRTKEAYLLFVVFFTACMSGLYLIGVVKDIGVQLAGLNIATAANAVAMIAIFNTAGRLILGALSDRMSRLKLVSATLLVTAIATLTLSYATLSYGLFFTCVAAIAFCFGGNITVFPAIVGDFFGLANHSKNYGIVYQGFGIGALSGSFVAAFLGGFKPTFTVIGLLCILACILAVSLKPPVQKQAREKGISLKPSRRTA